The proteins below are encoded in one region of Neodiprion virginianus isolate iyNeoVirg1 chromosome 7, iyNeoVirg1.1, whole genome shotgun sequence:
- the LOC124308366 gene encoding proline-rich protein PRCC has protein sequence MSLVAYDNSSDEDADDDEISIKSVESNAEKLVKNSRTVMNLPAPNDVTGITNSSLDDDNDKNCELKVSEIPRLTTTEKLTLFKNLPKPKQIQIGPTDEVEENVTSSLNKTNISQEKLVKKIRAPVKISLPSLSEFKDVEEEKEEKKRHRIKPSEKGTGLFAILPPPKGSKTKATIRSLIPDAVKKVSKPWPVLRSERVEQVSTTISSGETKPNLTSITHDSDSDEEDIGTRNVKDKIQKNTVDFFSLADSGKIHPCVDDSEKKISDLLKEPQEVSLESCTSNTVFETLTHTLAVKGHNLHNEIPKMGNTIPSLIECKGEGTKVVEFTDKVLTSNVINLPKEEIIMKNKTEVGPKLPVPEQEYNVDSQGNVAFDDKAIQYLCGRRGMKRKNKDFDEANIIEINGEDIKPDEREWLVKALTEEPAERPVSMEGAGPSTQSKKKHQITYLAHQAKAMEVELKNQWAQNRVTRKQTQSKYGF, from the exons atgagTTTGGTCGCTTACGATAACAGTAGCGATGAGGATGCTGACGATGACGAAATATCCATTAAATCTGTTGAAAGTAATGCTGAAAAGTTGGTTAAAAATTCTAGAACGGTTATGAACCTACCAGCTCCAAACGATGTCACTGGCATAACAAATTCTTCACTGGATGATGACAATGATAAGAATTGTGAATTGAAAGTGTCAGAGATCCCTAGATTAACAACAACCGAAAAGCTAAcgcttttcaaaaatttaccaaaacccaaacaaattcaaattggtCCCACTGACGAAGTGGAGGAGAATGTAACATCTTCGTTGAACAAAACAAACATATCCCAGGaaaagttggtgaaaaaaattcgtgcaCCAGTTAAAATATCTCTACCCTCGCTGTCTGAg TTCAAAGAtgttgaagaagaaaaagaggagaagaagagGCACAGAATAAAACCTTCAGAG AAAGGAACAGGACTCTTTGCCATTCTGCCTCCGCCAAAAGGATCAAAAACGAAAGCCACTATTAGAAGTTTGATCCCTGATGCCGTTAAAAAAGTATCAAAGCCCTGGCCGGTGTTACGGTCAGAAAGAGTTGAACAAGTGTCAACTACGATTTCAAGTGGAGAAACTAAGCCTAATCTTACTTCTATAACTCATGACTCAGATTCTGATGAAGAAGATATTGGTACGAGAAATGTCAAagacaaaattcaaaagaataCAGTGGACTTTTTTTCATTAGCGGATAGCGGAAAAATACATCCATGCGTTGATGActctgaaaagaaaatttcagatcTTTTAAAAGAACCGCAAGAAGTTTCTCTTGAATCGTGCACAAGCAATACAGTCTTTGAAACTCTCACTCATACCCTCGCAGTGAAAGGACATAACTTGCACAATGaaataccgaaaatgggaaatACCATTCCTTCTTTGATAGAATGTAAAGGTGAAGGCACAAAAGTGGTTGAATTTACAGATAAAGTTTTAACAAGTAACGTAATTAATCTTCCTAAGGAAGagataataatgaaaaacaaaacagaggTTGGTCCCAAGTTACCGGTACCAGAGCAAGAATATAACGTTGATTCGCAGGGCAATGTAGCATTCGATGATAAGGCTATTCAATATTTGTGTGGAAGAAGAGgtatgaaacgaaaaaataaagactTTGACGAAGCAAACATCATTGAGATAAACGGGGAAGATATTAAGCCGGATGAGAGGGAATGGCTCGTCAAAGCTTTGACCGAAGAACCAGCTGAGAGACCAGTTTCTATGGAAGGAGCAGGCCCAAGCAcacaatcgaagaaaaaacatcaaattacCTACCTCGCTCATCAAGCTAAGGCTATGGaagttgaattgaaaaatcagtgGGCCCAGAATAGGGTTACGAGAAAACAAACTCAATCGAAGTACGGATTTTAG
- the LOC124308379 gene encoding uncharacterized protein LOC124308379 isoform X2, whose protein sequence is MDTNYMSAKNTTLEKTTDQENEHLNLSQLRKAIDETEAEDTVLGNEILELLKEIEIRPETFPEYVKESLKDVSMILKEYGLSDVDETSLLIAMERKTIHDKKRQLLERESRTKYRQLLDKHSILQKELCDLKGNVRCIVNSIAEMKDEIKNDDISCKSQTTKLDEYNELACKMETGHDNLDMKKFEPKKLLDKYRRFITLNDHLVELEQTLAPYSDLPPNLLQARALLNSKEMEYKQISEQFLSASLSNI, encoded by the coding sequence ATGGATACCAATTATATGTCAGCTAAAAATACAACATTGGAAAAGACTACGGATCAAGAAAATGAACATCTAAATCTATCTCAACTTAGGAAAGCAATTGATGAAACGGAAGCTGAGGACACGGTGCTTGGCAATGAGATATTGGAGCTACTAAAAGAGATTGAGATACGGCCTGAAACTTTTCCTGAGTATGTTAAAGAGAGTCTGAAAGATGTTTCAATGATACTAAAAGAATATGGATTATCTGATGTCGATGAAACCTCATTGTTGATAGCTATGGAACGTAAAACCATTCATGATAAAAAACGGCAGTTGTTAGAGCGCGAATCACGAACTAAATATAGGCAGTTATTAGACAAACACTCTATTCTTCAGAAGGAGCTGTGTGATTTAAAAGGCAATGTCAGATGTATAGTAAATTCAATTGCAGAAATGAAAGATGAAATCAAGAATGATGATATTAGTTGCAAATCACAAACAACTAAGTTGGACGAGTATAATGAGTTGGCTTGTAAAATGGAAACTGGTCATGACAATTTAGATATGAAGAAATttgaaccaaaaaaattattggacAAATACAGAAGGTTCATTACATTGAATGACCACTTGGTAGAACTTGAGCAGACTTTAGCACCATACAGTGATTTACCTCCGAACTTATTACAGGCCCGGGCTCTCCTTAACAGTAAAGAGATGGAGTATAAACAAATATCAGAACAGTTTCTTTCAGCATCTTTgagtaatatataa
- the LOC124308379 gene encoding uncharacterized protein LOC124308379 isoform X1: MNTLVQVLKVSGHKDMDTNYMSAKNTTLEKTTDQENEHLNLSQLRKAIDETEAEDTVLGNEILELLKEIEIRPETFPEYVKESLKDVSMILKEYGLSDVDETSLLIAMERKTIHDKKRQLLERESRTKYRQLLDKHSILQKELCDLKGNVRCIVNSIAEMKDEIKNDDISCKSQTTKLDEYNELACKMETGHDNLDMKKFEPKKLLDKYRRFITLNDHLVELEQTLAPYSDLPPNLLQARALLNSKEMEYKQISEQFLSASLSNI; encoded by the coding sequence ATGAATACGTTGGTACAGGTTTTGAAAGTGTCCGGACACAAGGATATGGATACCAATTATATGTCAGCTAAAAATACAACATTGGAAAAGACTACGGATCAAGAAAATGAACATCTAAATCTATCTCAACTTAGGAAAGCAATTGATGAAACGGAAGCTGAGGACACGGTGCTTGGCAATGAGATATTGGAGCTACTAAAAGAGATTGAGATACGGCCTGAAACTTTTCCTGAGTATGTTAAAGAGAGTCTGAAAGATGTTTCAATGATACTAAAAGAATATGGATTATCTGATGTCGATGAAACCTCATTGTTGATAGCTATGGAACGTAAAACCATTCATGATAAAAAACGGCAGTTGTTAGAGCGCGAATCACGAACTAAATATAGGCAGTTATTAGACAAACACTCTATTCTTCAGAAGGAGCTGTGTGATTTAAAAGGCAATGTCAGATGTATAGTAAATTCAATTGCAGAAATGAAAGATGAAATCAAGAATGATGATATTAGTTGCAAATCACAAACAACTAAGTTGGACGAGTATAATGAGTTGGCTTGTAAAATGGAAACTGGTCATGACAATTTAGATATGAAGAAATttgaaccaaaaaaattattggacAAATACAGAAGGTTCATTACATTGAATGACCACTTGGTAGAACTTGAGCAGACTTTAGCACCATACAGTGATTTACCTCCGAACTTATTACAGGCCCGGGCTCTCCTTAACAGTAAAGAGATGGAGTATAAACAAATATCAGAACAGTTTCTTTCAGCATCTTTgagtaatatataa